From the genome of Mesorhizobium japonicum MAFF 303099, one region includes:
- a CDS encoding GFA family protein, with product MSLDNRPTYTGGCQCGAVRFRVEGALGDASICHCRMCQKAFGSFYAPLVSVRGARLDWTRGEPKYFRSSSHVDRGFCADCGTPLTFTAPDGVGLAIGAFDNPAEIVPLIQWGTEAKLPYVDTIPQLPGEETMADISSAPYLADLVSYQHPDHDTEQWPPKERS from the coding sequence ATGAGCCTCGACAACCGGCCGACCTACACCGGCGGCTGCCAATGCGGCGCGGTGCGCTTTCGTGTCGAGGGTGCGCTTGGCGACGCTTCGATCTGCCATTGCCGCATGTGCCAGAAGGCGTTCGGCTCGTTCTACGCGCCGCTGGTATCGGTGCGCGGCGCCAGGCTCGACTGGACGCGCGGCGAGCCGAAATACTTCCGCTCTTCCAGCCATGTCGACCGCGGCTTTTGCGCCGATTGCGGCACGCCGCTGACCTTCACCGCGCCGGATGGTGTCGGTCTCGCCATCGGTGCGTTCGACAATCCGGCGGAGATCGTACCGCTGATCCAGTGGGGTACCGAGGCAAAATTGCCCTATGTCGACACGATCCCGCAATTGCCGGGCGAGGAGACGATGGCCGACATATCGTCGGCCCCCTATCTTGCCGATCTCGTCTCCTACCAGCATCCGGACCACGACACCGAACAATGGCCGCCGAAGGAAAGATCATGA
- the pip gene encoding prolyl aminopeptidase produces MSSQLRSLYPEIEAVESGMLDVGDGHQVYWERSGTKGAKPAVFLHGGPGGTISPKHRRLFDPKLYDVILFDQRGCGKSTPNASLEANTTWHLVADIERLREMAGFDTWLVFGGSWGSTLALAYAETHPDRVSELVVRGIYTLTRAELEWYYQFGVSEMFPDKWERFLAPIPETERGDMMAAYRKRLVGSDRKAQLEAARAWSLWEGETITLLPEPETSGKFGEDDYAVAFARIENHYFVHAGWLDEGQLLRDAWKLKDIPGTIVHGRYDMPCPARYAWALHKAWPKADFHLIEGAGHAYSEPGILDRLIRATDKFAGK; encoded by the coding sequence ATGAGCAGCCAATTGCGTAGCCTCTATCCCGAGATCGAGGCGGTCGAGTCCGGCATGCTCGACGTCGGCGACGGCCATCAGGTCTATTGGGAACGTTCCGGCACCAAGGGTGCCAAGCCGGCCGTGTTCCTGCATGGCGGGCCGGGCGGCACCATCTCGCCAAAACACCGGCGGCTGTTCGACCCAAAGCTCTACGATGTCATCCTGTTCGACCAGCGCGGTTGCGGAAAGTCGACGCCGAACGCCTCGCTGGAGGCCAACACCACCTGGCATCTCGTCGCCGACATAGAGCGGCTGCGCGAAATGGCCGGCTTCGATACATGGCTGGTGTTCGGCGGCTCCTGGGGCTCGACGCTGGCGCTCGCCTATGCCGAGACGCATCCCGATCGCGTCAGCGAACTGGTGGTACGCGGCATCTATACGCTGACCCGCGCCGAGCTCGAATGGTATTATCAGTTCGGCGTCTCCGAGATGTTTCCCGACAAGTGGGAGCGTTTCCTGGCGCCGATCCCCGAGACCGAGCGCGGTGACATGATGGCCGCCTACCGCAAGCGGCTGGTCGGCTCGGACCGCAAGGCGCAGCTGGAAGCGGCCCGCGCGTGGAGCCTGTGGGAAGGCGAAACCATCACGCTGCTGCCCGAGCCGGAAACCAGCGGCAAGTTTGGCGAGGACGACTATGCCGTCGCCTTCGCCCGCATCGAGAATCATTATTTCGTCCATGCCGGCTGGCTCGACGAAGGGCAGCTGCTGCGCGATGCCTGGAAGCTCAAGGATATCCCCGGCACCATCGTCCATGGCCGCTACGACATGCCGTGTCCGGCACGTTACGCCTGGGCGCTGCACAAGGCCTGGCCGAAGGCCGATTTCCATCTGATCGAGGGCGCCGGCCATGCCTATTCGGAGCCCGGCATCCTCGACCGGCTGATCCGCGCGACGGACAAATTTGCAGGCAAATGA
- a CDS encoding GFA family protein produces MTETIRTGGCQCGAVRFRIKGALGRPSICHCRMCQKQFGSFFGALVIVPKDGVEWTHEEPSYFQSSVNIDRGFCARCGTPLTYRQPGGLEIAIGAFDDRSDLAPQIQVNYAARLPWVETIFDQPIHQDPDYYARQEQIISFQHPDHETADWPTKGLQL; encoded by the coding sequence ATGACCGAAACAATACGAACCGGCGGCTGCCAGTGCGGCGCGGTGCGCTTTCGCATCAAGGGGGCGCTCGGCCGTCCGTCGATCTGCCATTGCCGCATGTGCCAGAAGCAGTTCGGCTCGTTCTTCGGTGCGCTGGTCATCGTGCCCAAGGATGGCGTCGAATGGACCCATGAAGAACCGAGCTATTTCCAGTCGTCGGTCAACATCGATCGCGGCTTCTGCGCCCGTTGCGGGACACCGCTGACCTACCGGCAGCCCGGCGGATTGGAGATCGCCATCGGCGCCTTTGACGACCGTTCCGATCTCGCCCCGCAAATCCAGGTCAACTACGCCGCGCGGCTGCCCTGGGTGGAGACGATCTTCGATCAGCCCATCCATCAGGACCCCGACTACTATGCCCGGCAGGAACAGATCATTTCCTTCCAGCACCCAGACCATGAAACAGCGGACTGGCCGACCAAGGGTTTGCAGCTATGA
- the cysS gene encoding cysteine--tRNA ligase: protein MSDASQGLRLYNTLTRAKTDFVPIDALNVRMYVCGPTVYDFAHIGNARPVIVFDVLFRLLRHLYGQAHVTYVRNITDVDDKINARALRDFGSEISAGKLSLNEAIRRVTEKTADQFHRDVATLGCLEPTVEPRATEFVEPRADGKADMITLIQSLIKRGHAYAAAGEVLFDTASMPDYGQLSKRNLDEQQAGARVAVDAHKKNPGDFVLWKLSSPEEPGWQSPWGRGRPGWHIECSAMSAAYLGEVFDIHGGGLDLIFPHHENEIAQSRCAHGTSVMANVWMHNGFLQVEGQKMSKSLGNFYSIHELLETETFGGRSWPGEVLRLAMLMTHYREPIDFSVRKLEEAENTLRKWKRAADLAPAAGQLPVEVIDALSDDLATYAAFQVLTQLAGEAADGNEAAAALKASLLFLGFDVASADIDEDGVAKAIANRLALIAAKNWTEADRIRDELLAQGVQLKDGKDPVTGERITTWEVKR, encoded by the coding sequence ATGTCCGACGCATCGCAGGGCCTGCGCCTCTACAACACACTGACACGTGCGAAGACGGACTTCGTTCCGATCGATGCGCTCAATGTGCGCATGTATGTCTGCGGCCCGACGGTCTACGACTTCGCCCATATCGGCAATGCCAGGCCGGTTATCGTCTTCGACGTGCTGTTCCGCCTGCTACGCCATCTCTATGGGCAGGCGCATGTCACCTATGTGCGCAACATCACCGACGTCGACGACAAGATCAACGCGCGTGCGCTGCGCGATTTCGGTAGCGAGATATCGGCCGGAAAGCTGTCGCTCAACGAAGCCATCCGGCGGGTGACCGAAAAGACCGCCGACCAGTTCCACAGGGATGTCGCCACGCTCGGCTGCCTTGAGCCGACGGTCGAGCCGCGCGCCACCGAATTCGTCGAGCCACGCGCCGACGGCAAGGCCGACATGATCACCTTGATTCAAAGCCTGATCAAACGCGGCCATGCCTATGCCGCGGCAGGCGAAGTTCTATTCGACACCGCGTCGATGCCGGACTACGGACAATTGTCGAAGCGCAATCTCGACGAACAGCAGGCCGGCGCCCGCGTCGCCGTCGACGCGCACAAGAAGAACCCTGGCGATTTCGTGCTGTGGAAGCTGTCATCGCCGGAAGAACCGGGCTGGCAGAGCCCATGGGGCAGGGGCCGGCCGGGCTGGCACATCGAATGCTCGGCGATGTCGGCAGCCTATCTCGGCGAGGTGTTCGACATCCATGGCGGCGGCCTCGATCTCATCTTCCCGCATCATGAGAACGAGATCGCCCAGTCGCGCTGCGCCCACGGCACATCAGTCATGGCCAATGTCTGGATGCACAACGGCTTCCTGCAGGTCGAAGGGCAGAAGATGTCGAAGAGCCTCGGCAATTTCTACTCGATCCACGAACTGCTGGAGACGGAGACCTTCGGCGGCCGCAGCTGGCCCGGCGAGGTGCTGCGGCTGGCGATGCTGATGACGCACTACCGCGAGCCGATCGACTTTTCCGTGCGCAAGCTGGAGGAGGCCGAGAACACGCTGCGCAAATGGAAACGCGCCGCGGATCTGGCGCCTGCGGCAGGGCAGTTGCCGGTGGAGGTGATCGATGCCTTGTCGGACGATCTTGCCACCTATGCCGCCTTCCAGGTGCTGACGCAGTTGGCCGGCGAGGCCGCGGACGGCAACGAAGCCGCCGCTGCGCTGAAGGCGTCGCTGCTGTTCCTCGGCTTCGATGTCGCCTCGGCCGACATCGATGAAGATGGTGTTGCCAAGGCGATCGCCAATCGCCTCGCGCTCATCGCCGCAAAGAACTGGACCGAGGCCGACCGCATCCGCGACGAGTTGCTGGCGCAAGGTGTACAGTTGAAAGACGGCAAGGACCCCGTCACGGGCGAACGCATCACCACCTGGGAGGTAAAAAGATGA
- a CDS encoding VOC family protein codes for MIDHLGITVADFDASKAFYDKAMAPLGALLLYMVPLEYTGGAKVGGYGRDRPVFWLSSAKDKPRDRQHVAFTARSRAEVDAFYAAAFAAGGKDNGGPGLRPHYHANYYAAFVFDPDGNNVEAVCHASE; via the coding sequence ATGATCGACCATCTCGGCATAACCGTGGCCGATTTCGATGCTTCGAAGGCTTTCTACGACAAGGCGATGGCTCCGCTTGGCGCCTTGCTCCTTTACATGGTGCCGCTGGAATACACCGGCGGCGCCAAGGTCGGTGGTTATGGCCGTGACCGGCCGGTGTTCTGGCTGAGTTCGGCCAAGGACAAGCCGAGAGATCGCCAGCACGTCGCCTTCACCGCGCGCAGCCGCGCCGAGGTCGATGCCTTCTATGCCGCGGCATTTGCCGCCGGCGGCAAGGACAATGGCGGGCCGGGCCTGCGCCCGCACTATCACGCCAACTATTACGCCGCCTTCGTCTTCGACCCCGACGGCAACAATGTCGAGGCCGTCTGCCATGCCTCGGAGTGA
- the cimA gene encoding citramalate synthase, which produces MTMTRERLYLFDTTLRDGQQTPGIDFSVEDKIAIAKLLDEFGMDYVEGGYPGANPTDTAFFQQKRTASAKFVAFGMTKRAGVSASNDPGLAALVQSKSDAICFVAKSWDYHVRVALGCTNEENLESIKTSVETAVASGKEAMVDCEHFFDGFKANPDYALACAKTAYDAGARWVVLCDTNGGTQPSEVRTIVAKVIASSIPGDHLGIHAHDDTGQAVANSLAAVEAGVRQIQGTLNGIGERCGNANLISIVPTLALKPAFADRFVSGISAEALTGISRLSRAFDELLNRAPEAQAPYVGASAFATKAGIHASALAKEPATYEHVPPESVGNRRRVMVSDQGGKANFLAELKRRGIEVPRDDHRLDALISVVKEREAEGYAYEGADASFELLARKMLHGLPEFFNVTSFRCMVERRFDANGNLKTVSEAIVKVEVDGEEKMSVAEGHGPVNALDIALRKDLGKYQSEIVDLELADFKVRILNGGTEAITRVLIESHDGTGARWWTVGVSENIIDASFQALMDSIIYKLMKNREMAGLVAAE; this is translated from the coding sequence ATGACCATGACCCGCGAGCGCCTCTATCTCTTCGACACCACATTGCGCGATGGCCAGCAGACGCCGGGCATCGACTTTTCCGTCGAGGACAAGATCGCAATTGCAAAACTGCTCGACGAATTCGGCATGGACTATGTCGAGGGCGGCTATCCCGGCGCCAATCCGACCGACACGGCCTTCTTCCAGCAGAAACGCACGGCAAGCGCCAAATTCGTTGCTTTCGGAATGACCAAGCGGGCAGGGGTGTCGGCATCCAACGACCCCGGCCTTGCGGCGCTTGTGCAGTCGAAATCCGACGCCATCTGCTTCGTCGCCAAGAGCTGGGATTATCATGTCCGCGTCGCGCTCGGCTGCACCAACGAGGAGAATCTGGAGTCGATCAAGACTTCGGTGGAAACCGCTGTCGCTTCGGGCAAGGAGGCGATGGTCGATTGCGAGCATTTCTTCGATGGCTTCAAGGCCAATCCGGACTATGCCTTGGCCTGCGCCAAGACGGCATACGACGCCGGCGCACGCTGGGTGGTGTTGTGCGACACCAATGGCGGCACGCAGCCCTCGGAAGTGCGTACCATCGTCGCCAAGGTCATCGCCTCGAGCATACCGGGAGATCATCTCGGCATCCATGCCCATGACGACACCGGCCAGGCGGTCGCCAATTCGCTGGCCGCGGTCGAGGCCGGCGTGCGCCAGATCCAGGGCACTCTGAACGGCATAGGCGAGCGCTGCGGCAACGCCAATCTGATCTCGATCGTGCCGACACTGGCGCTGAAGCCGGCATTCGCGGATCGCTTTGTATCAGGCATTTCGGCCGAAGCGCTGACCGGCATTTCGCGCCTGTCGCGCGCATTCGATGAATTGCTGAACCGCGCGCCGGAAGCGCAGGCGCCCTATGTCGGCGCCTCGGCTTTTGCCACTAAGGCCGGCATCCATGCCTCCGCCCTGGCCAAAGAACCGGCGACCTATGAGCATGTGCCGCCGGAATCCGTCGGCAACCGCCGCCGCGTCATGGTCTCCGACCAGGGCGGCAAGGCCAATTTCCTCGCCGAGCTGAAGCGGCGCGGCATCGAGGTGCCCAGGGACGATCACCGGCTCGACGCGCTGATATCAGTCGTCAAGGAGCGCGAGGCCGAAGGCTATGCCTATGAGGGCGCCGACGCATCCTTCGAGCTCCTGGCGCGCAAGATGCTGCATGGCCTGCCGGAATTCTTCAATGTCACCTCATTCCGCTGCATGGTCGAGCGCCGCTTCGACGCCAACGGCAATCTGAAGACCGTCTCCGAGGCCATCGTGAAGGTCGAGGTCGACGGCGAGGAGAAGATGTCGGTGGCGGAAGGCCATGGTCCGGTCAACGCGCTCGACATCGCGCTGCGCAAGGATCTCGGCAAATATCAGAGCGAGATCGTCGACCTCGAACTCGCCGACTTCAAGGTGCGTATCCTCAATGGCGGCACCGAGGCCATCACCCGCGTTCTGATCGAATCGCATGACGGTACCGGTGCGCGCTGGTGGACGGTCGGGGTTTCCGAAAACATCATCGACGCCTCGTTCCAGGCGCTGATGGATTCGATCATCTACAAGCTGATGAAGAACCGTGAGATG